One Streptomyces dangxiongensis genomic window, ATCGGTACGGGCCGCATCGGCACCCTTCACGCGAGGACGCTCAGCCGTCACCGCGAGGTCGGCTCGCTGATCCTGACGGACGCGGAGCCGGCGCGCGCGCAGGAGCTGGCCCTCCGGCTGGGCGAGACGGCGGCGCCCGGTGTGGACGAGATCTTCCGGTGGGGCGTGGACGCGGTGGTGATCACCACGGCGACGCCGGCCCACGCCGAACTGATCGGCCGGGCCGCCCGCTCCGGGCTGCCGGTCTTCTGCGAGAAGCCGATCGCCCTGGACCTGCCGGGCACGCTGGCCGCTCTCGCCGAGGTGGAGTCGGCCGGGACGGTGCTGCACATGGGCTTCCAGCGGCGCTTCGACGCGGGCTACGCCGGCGCCCGGGAGGCGGTGCGCGCGGGCCGGCTCGGCCGGCTGCACACCGTTCGGGCCATGACCTGCGACCAGTCCCCTCCCCCGCCCGACTGGCTGCCCCTGTCCGGCGGACTGTTCCGTGACACGCTGCTCCACGACTTCGACGTACTGCGCTGGGTC contains:
- a CDS encoding Gfo/Idh/MocA family protein — translated: MRIGVIGTGRIGTLHARTLSRHREVGSLILTDAEPARAQELALRLGETAAPGVDEIFRWGVDAVVITTATPAHAELIGRAARSGLPVFCEKPIALDLPGTLAALAEVESAGTVLHMGFQRRFDAGYAGAREAVRAGRLGRLHTVRAMTCDQSPPPPDWLPLSGGLFRDTLLHDFDVLRWVTGREVLDVYATGSDGGPGMFRDAGDVDTGAALLTLDDGTLATVTATRLNGAGYDVRMELAGERDTVVVGLDDRTPLASTEPTGPPPADKPWSGFVDRFGPAYEAELDAFVEVVRGERPNPCDGREALRALRIAEACEISRRERRPVALTEVQDRAPHPYG